In Williamsia phyllosphaerae, the DNA window CAGGGTTCCGATGGTGGTCGGTGTCCACTCTGTCACCGGTGTCGAGATCGGCTGCGGCGCAACGCGATCAGCGCTCGGTACGGTTCTCGAGCCGCGCGGGGACGTCCGTCGGTTCGTCGCGGGTTCGACGGCGGCCATGCGCGGTCGGTCGACGGCCGCGACAGCCGTGACGAGTTCGGTCAGCGACGACGCGTCCGCGACGGTTGTACCGTCGTCGGTCTCGGCGACGTAGGTCATCCGCAGGTGATCGGGTAGACCGGTCGGGTCGAAGTCGGTGGGTGCGATCACCACTCCGGTCCGACGGGTCAGTTCGCGCGCGAGGCCGGTCGCGATGGGCTCGCTGCGGGGGGTGAGCGCCGCGAGTGCGGGACCCGCGGCGTCCGCGGCCGGCGGCAGCCGACGACGGATCGCCTTGGGCAGGGTCCGGACCAAGGCGACCGCGAGTTCGGCACGCAATCCCGGTACCAGCCAGTCGAAGCCGGACGGTCGTACGCGGGGGAGCAGGGCCACGGGGATGTGCACGGTGACACCGTCGCGGTCGGTACCGGGTCGGAACTCGTACGTCAGGGCCAACCGGGCCTCGCCCTGCTGCCAGTGGTCGGGGTACTCGGTCGCCGAGATCGCGTCGGGGTCGGCGACGGCGTCGGCCGTCAGATCGAGGAGGTCGGGATCGGCGGCGCGTGCGGTCTTCCACCAGGTGTCGAAGTGCGCACCGGAGACCACCTCCTCCCCGATGCGTTCGTCGTAGAAATCGAACAGCTGGTCGTCGTCGATGACGAGATCACCGCGCCGGGCGCGGTGTTCGAGATCGCGGGCGTCGTCGAGCAATGCCCGGTTGCGTTCGAAGAACGGGTGACGGGTCCGCCACTCGCCTTCGACGAGGGCGTGGCGGATGAACAGCTCCCGAGACACCTCGGGGTCGATCCGCCCGAACGGGACCGGCCGGTTGACCACGAGTGGTACCCCGTAGAGCGTGACCCGCTCGTAGGCCATGGCGCACGCGCGCTTGATGGACCAGTGCGGTTCGCTGTACTGGCGTTTGGCCAGGGGCCCGGCGATCTTCTCCGCCCACTCGGGTTCGATCCCCGCGGCGGTACGCGCGAACAGCCGTGAGGTCTCGACGATCTCGGCGGCCATCACGAACCGAGGCGGCTTCTTCGCCAGGGGCGACCCGGGGAACACGACGAATCGGGTACCGCGGGCGCCGAGGAACTCCCGTGCCTCGCCCTCCCGGATCCCGAGGTGTCCCAGCAGGCCGGCGAGCAGCGACTGGTGTACCGACGCGGGCGCCGCCGCCGTGGAGTTCGGCGACCACCCCTTGTCGGCGGTGATGCGCTCGAGCTGACGATGCAGTTCGCGCCACTCGCGGATCCGCAGCCAGTGCAGGAACTCCCGCTCGCACTGCCGACGGAACTGGTTGTTCGACAGGTCGCGGCGGGCCTCCTCGAGGTGATCCCACAGCGCGAGGATCGACAGGAAGTCCGATCCGGCGACCGAGTACTTCTTGTGTGCCTCGTCGGCGGCCTGACGGTGCTCGGCCGGACGCTCACGGACATCGGGCAGCGACAGCGCGGAGACGATGACGAGTACCTCGGCCAGTGCACCGTTGTCGCGGGCGGCCACCAGCATCCGCGCCCACCGGGGATCGACCGGCAGGTCGGAGAGGTCGCGGCCGACGGGGGTCAACGTCCGTTGCGCACCCTGGCCCTGCACGGCGCCGAGCTCGTCGAGGAGTCCGACGCCGTCCCGGATCGAGCGCGCGTCCGGGGCCTCGACGAACGGGAACGCGGCGATGTCGCCGAGTCCGAGTGCGGTCATCGTGAGGATCACCGAGGCGAGGTTGGTGCGCAGGATCTCCGGTTCGGTGAACTCCGGGCGTGCGTCGAAGTCGTCCTCGCCGTAGAGCCGGATGCAGATACCGTCGGCGACACGGCCGCAACGCCCGGCCCGCTGTCGGGCACTCGCCTGCGAGACGGGTTCGATCGGTAGTCGCTGGACCTTGGTGCGCAGCGAGTACCGGGAGATCCGGGCGGTGCCGACGTCGACGACGTAGCGGATGCCGGGCACCGTCAGCGAGGTCTCGGCGATGTTGGTGGACAGGATGATCCGTCGCTGAGTCGACGTGGTGAAGACCTCGTGTTGAGCCGCGGTCGACAGACGCGAAAACAGCTGGAGGATCTTCACGCCCGAATCGGCGAGGCCCCGCAGGGCGTCGGCGGTGTCGCGGATCTCGCGTTCGGTCGCGAGGAAGACCAGGATGTCGCCCGGGCCGTCCCGGCTGAGCTCGTCGATCGCCGCGCGGATCGCTTGGATCTGGTCGAGGTCCTCGTGATCGTGTTCCGGGTCGTCGGAGTCGGCCGACAACGGGCGGTACCTGACCTCGACCGGATAGGTGCGACCGGATACCGCGATGATCGGCACCGGGTTCCCGGGCGTCGCGAAGTGCTCGGCGAAGCGTCCGGGATCGATGGTCGCCGAGGTGATGACGACCTTGAGATCGGGGCGGC includes these proteins:
- the hrpA gene encoding ATP-dependent RNA helicase HrpA, with protein sequence MSNQTRRPRPSADPDGAAIAWDEVSIADEYRLRRRRSRLRTDTDRNRFTGALRSAQARLVRRRESVPTLDYPPELPISGAREEIATALADHQVIVVAGETGSGKTTQLPKICLELGRGVRGTIGHTQPRRIAARAVAARIAEETDTELGHTVGFSVRFDDKSGDDTLVKVMTDGILLREIGRDPLLRAYDTIIVDEAHERSLNIDFILGFLKQLLPRRPDLKVVITSATIDPGRFAEHFATPGNPVPIIAVSGRTYPVEVRYRPLSADSDDPEHDHEDLDQIQAIRAAIDELSRDGPGDILVFLATEREIRDTADALRGLADSGVKILQLFSRLSTAAQHEVFTTSTQRRIILSTNIAETSLTVPGIRYVVDVGTARISRYSLRTKVQRLPIEPVSQASARQRAGRCGRVADGICIRLYGEDDFDARPEFTEPEILRTNLASVILTMTALGLGDIAAFPFVEAPDARSIRDGVGLLDELGAVQGQGAQRTLTPVGRDLSDLPVDPRWARMLVAARDNGALAEVLVIVSALSLPDVRERPAEHRQAADEAHKKYSVAGSDFLSILALWDHLEEARRDLSNNQFRRQCEREFLHWLRIREWRELHRQLERITADKGWSPNSTAAAPASVHQSLLAGLLGHLGIREGEAREFLGARGTRFVVFPGSPLAKKPPRFVMAAEIVETSRLFARTAAGIEPEWAEKIAGPLAKRQYSEPHWSIKRACAMAYERVTLYGVPLVVNRPVPFGRIDPEVSRELFIRHALVEGEWRTRHPFFERNRALLDDARDLEHRARRGDLVIDDDQLFDFYDERIGEEVVSGAHFDTWWKTARAADPDLLDLTADAVADPDAISATEYPDHWQQGEARLALTYEFRPGTDRDGVTVHIPVALLPRVRPSGFDWLVPGLRAELAVALVRTLPKAIRRRLPPAADAAGPALAALTPRSEPIATGLARELTRRTGVVIAPTDFDPTGLPDHLRMTYVAETDDGTTVADASSLTELVTAVAAVDRPRMAAVEPATNRRTSPRGSRTVPSADRVAPQPISTPVTEWTPTTIGTLADSVVDTIAGQRVTSHPSLRAVPNGVVLDMASSPAQARAQTRQGIIALLELSIPQLKPSAVAQLPVGDRIALSQSPYASTEALLRDCTGAAIRGALGPTDDVTDSARYAALRAQVARDVPQSARRVLAAVGDAMTRMAPIRTELDRVGPGPVFDDITEQLDHLVYQGFIADTGFDHLLRLPAYLDAIVVRLGKLPAALAQDARAMSAVDTVTARWNSAVARATPARQAAINEQIHWMVEELRIGLFAERIGTAYPVSEKRILRAIDALRG